GTCAAGCACAACAACCCCTGCGGCTGTGCTGTTTCGGCACAACTGACAGATGCTTACCTTAAGGCTCTGGAAGGTGACCCGGTGTCGGCGTTTGGGGGCATAATAGCGCTAAACCGGGTGGTGGACGCCCCCACCGCACAGGAGATGGCCAAACTATTCGTGGAAGCGATTATTGCGCCGGGGTACGAAGATCAAGCTCTTGAGATTCTGAAGAAGAAGGCGAACTTAAGGCTGCTTTCAACCGGCGACTTAACCATCCAAACCAACGACCGCCTGGATATGAGGAAGGTAAACGGCGGTCTCCTGGTGCAGGAATTCGACCGTGAGGTACTTAAGCTGCCTGAGTTGAAAGTAGTTACCAAAAGGACCCCGACGCAGAATGAAATGGACGAGCTCATTTTTGCCATGACCCTGGTCAAGCACGTCAAGTCCAACGCCATCGTGCTGACCAAGGAACGCCAGCTCATCGGTGTGGGAGCGGGCCAGATGAACCGGGTGGGTTCGGCCAAAATAGCCATCAACCAGGCCGGGGAAAAGGCTGCGGGGGCCGTATTGGGCTCGGACGCCTTCTTCCCCTTCAACGATACCGTGCTTGAAGCAGCCCGCGCCGGCATCACCGCCATCATTCAGCCGGGCGGCTCCATCCGTGACGAGGAGTCGATCAAAGCATGTGATGAGGCCGGTATGGCCATGGTGTTCACAGGCATGAGACACTTCAAACACTAGCAGGATGAATGATGTCGCAGGCCGTAGGGCGTAAGGCGTAAAAAGAATGGGCTGCAGGGTTAGTTTGTTACGTTGGTTGTTGTGTAAGATAAAGCAGCCGAAGGAAGCAGGGGGACGGTTCTTTTGCTTCCGAATTCGGAAGCAAAAGAACCGTCCCCCTGCTTCCCGTGTCAACCCCAAAGAAATGCTTAAACCTACGCCCTGCGCCCTACGGCCTGCGACTGCTTCCTAAACGGTTTAAAATTTTAGTATCTAACCGGCCTTTCGATGTTTATGTACGAATTGGGAGGGTAGTGTATGAGGGTTTTGGTTGTGGGTGGCGGCGGACGTGAACACGCCCTGGTGTGGAAGCTGAAGCAAAGCCCCCGCGTGACTAAAGTTTACTGTGCTCCGGGCAACGCAGGCATAGCCCGGGACGCTGACTGTATTCATATAAAAGCTGAGGATGTACAGGGGCTGTTGAATTTCGCTCTTAAAAACGAAATTGGCCTTACTGTGGTAGGACCGGAAGCGCCGCTCAACGCAGGTATTGTCGACCGGTTTGAGGCGGCAGGGCTGAAAATCTTCGGGCCCTCACAGGCAGCGGCTGAGATTGAGGGCAGCAAGGTGCTGTCCAAGGAGATTATGGCCAGGTACGGTATCCCCACGGCTTCTTACGCTGTTTTTACCGACCCCGCTGAAGCCGCTTCTTACATCAAACGAACCGGCGCTCCCTGTGTGGTCAAGGCTGACGGCCTGGCCGCCGGCAAGGGAGTAATCGTGGCCCTTGATGAGGAAAGCGCGCTCGATGCGGTGCGTTCGATTATGATGGACAAAGACTTTGGGGCGGCCGGGGAGCGTCTGGTCGTGGAGGAGCGCCTGTCAGGGGAAGAGGTCAGCATCCTGGCTTTCACTGATGGGGTCAGCGTAGTGCCCATGATTGCCTCGCAGGACCACAAGCGCGCCTATGACAACGACGAGGGGC
This genomic interval from Pelotomaculum schinkii contains the following:
- the purD gene encoding phosphoribosylamine--glycine ligase, which translates into the protein MRVLVVGGGGREHALVWKLKQSPRVTKVYCAPGNAGIARDADCIHIKAEDVQGLLNFALKNEIGLTVVGPEAPLNAGIVDRFEAAGLKIFGPSQAAAEIEGSKVLSKEIMARYGIPTASYAVFTDPAEAASYIKRTGAPCVVKADGLAAGKGVIVALDEESALDAVRSIMMDKDFGAAGERLVVEERLSGEEVSILAFTDGVSVVPMIASQDHKRAYDNDEGPNTGGMGAYAPAPVYTADVHRKTMEEILIPMVQAMNNEGRTYRGVIYAGLMVDENGPKVLEFNARFGDPEAQPVLMLLETDLVDIIEAILEKRLGQIEIKWKEQAAVCVVLASGGYPGSYEKGKVIKGLENPGGEVLVFHAGTAAKDGDIVTAGGRVLGVTAAGSDIPSAIERAYAAVEKIHFDGMHYRHDVGRKALERLK